The following nucleotide sequence is from Planctomycetia bacterium.
CTCCGGCAGCTACGACGATATTTTGCAGGCCAAGCGCAGCCTCACCGGAAACTATCTGTCCGGCGTCCGCTCGATTGCCATTCCCGAGCGTCGCCGCACGGCCGGTGAAAAGCAACTCGCGGTACTGGGCGCGCGGCACAACAATCTGAAGAACGTCGATTTCGAGATTCCGCTCGGCGTCTTCGTGTGCATCACGGGCGTGTCCGGTTCCGGCAAAAGTTCGCTGGTGAATGACATTCTGGTCGAAGCCTTACGTCGCGATTTGAACGGCGGCGACGGTGAGCCAGGCCTGCACGACAAAATCACCGGGCTTGAATACCTCGATAAGCTGATCGCCATCGATCAATCGCCGATCGGCCGCACGCCGCGCTCGAATCCTTCAACGTACGTGAAGGTGTTCGACGAGATTCGCGACCTCTACACGCAATTGCCGGATGCCAAGGCGCGGGGCTACAAGCCGGGCCGGTTCAGCTTCAATGTCGCCGGCGGACGCTGCGAAGCCTGCGAAGGAAACGGCTCGAATCGCTTGGAGATGGATTTCCTGGCCGACGTTTGGGTCACCTGCCCGGTCTGCCAGGGACATCGCTTTAATCGCGAAACGCTGCAAATCAAATTCAAAGGCAAGTCGATCTCCGACGTGCTGGAGATGGATATCCAGCAGGCGCTGGAGCATTTCGCCAACGTGCCGCACATCCAGCACAAGTTGCAGACGCTGCACGACGTCGGCTTGGACTATTTGAAGCTCGGCCAACCCTCGCCCACGCTCTCGGGCGGCGAGGCGCAACGCGTCAAGCTCGCGCGCGAGTTGGTAAAGAAAAGCACCGGGCGGACGCTGTATCTGCTCGACGAGCCAACGACCGGGTTGCACTTCGCCGATATCGACATGCTGCTCAAGGTGTTGCACGACTTCGTCGAACAAGGCAACACCGTGCTCGTCGTCGAGCACAACCTGGATGTCATCAAGACCGCTGATTGGATCATCGACCTCGGCCCGGAAGGCGGCGGCGGCGGCGGGCGGATCATTGCCGCCGGCACGCCGGAAGAAGTCGCCGCGGTGTCCGGCTCCCATACGGGAGCGGCGCTTGGAAAATTGTTCAAACAGGTCGGACAGCCGCACACCGCCGGCAAGTCCGCCAAGAAGCGCCCGCGACAACCGCTGGCGAAGTGCATTCGCGTGAAGGGCGCGCGGCAGCATAATTTGAAGGGAATCGACGTCGAGATCCCGCGCGATCAGATGACCGTTTGTTGCGGGCGGTCGGGTTCCGGCAAGAGTTCTTTGGCGATGGACACGATCTACGCCGAAGGGCAACGCCGATACGTCGAAAGCCTGAGCGCCTACGCGCGCCAATTCGTCGGGCAGATGCAAAAGCCGCAATTGGAGCACATCGAAGGGCTCTCGCCGGCGATCGCCATCGAGCAAAAGCATCTCGGGCATACGCCGCGGTCGACCGTTGGCACCGTCACGGAAGTTTACGACTACCTGCGCATTCTGCTGGCGCGATTGGGCACGCCGTATTGTCCCGATTGCGAACTGCCGATCGGCACGCAAACCGCCGACGAGATCATCGACAAGATCATGGCGCAGCCGGCGGGCACGCGGTTGTACCTGATGGCGCCGATCGAGATCGAAGTCGGCGAGAAGTACGAAACGCTGTGGGAAGAAATGCGGGCCGCCGGGTATGTGCGCGTGCGGATCGACGGCGAGACGCATTCCATCGACCAGCCGCCAAAGATCGACCGCCGGCGCAAGCACGACGTGGCGATCGTGATCGACCGCATCGTCGTGCAGCCGGAGTCGCGCTCGCGGATTGCGGACAGCGTCGAACATGCATTGACGCTCGGCAAGGGCGTGTTGCAGCTCGCGCATCCTGCGCCGGAAATGCCGGAACCGAAGTGGTTGGTCGAAACGCATAGCCAGCACTTCGCGTGCGAGAAGTGCGGGCGTAGCTTCGAACCGCTGGCGCCGCATCATTTTTCGTTCAACAGCGCGCTCGGCTGGTGCCCAAGCTGCGAAGGGCTCGGCACGCAGTTGGGCGCGAATCCCGCGGTGCTGTTGCGCGATCCCAAACTGACGCTGGCCGAAGGGGCGATCGCTCTCTGGCCGGATGCAGACGAGCCGCTGTTCCGGGCGATGCTCGCGGCGCTGTCCGCTCATACCGGCGTGCCGACCGACGTATCATACGAATTGCTCGCGGCGCGGCATCGGCGCGTGATCATGCATGGGACCGGCGAAGATTGGATCTCAGTTCCGTCCGGCGGTACGAAGAAGAAAGCCGGCGCACCGATCTTGAAGTTCCAATACAAAGGGCTCTATCCGGCCCTCGACGAAGCCTCGCGGATGTCGCCGTCGTTTCGTTCGCGCCTGGAGCATCTTACGGATGAGGTTGAGTGCTCAGTTTGCTCCGGCAGCCGGCTGCGCGATGATGCGGCGGCGGTGCGGTTCCGCGACCGTACGATGGACGAATTGTGTCGCTTGCCGCTTGGCGACTTGCTCAAGCATTTTCAATCGCTGAAACTCGCCGCGGCGGAGAAGAAGGTCGCCGGCGAGTTGGCCCGCGAGGTGGTCAATCGGGTCAAGTTCCTGGTGGACGTCGGTCTCGAATACCTGACGCTCGCGCGCCCCGCGCCGACGTTGTCCGGCGGTGAAGCGCAACGCATCCGGCTCGGGAGCCAGGTCGGGAGCGGCCTAACCGGCGTGCTGTACGTGCTCGACGAACCGACGATCGGCCTGCATCCCCGCGACAACAGCCGCTTGATCGAAGCCCTGATCCGGCTGCGCGATCTCGGCAACACGTTGTTGCTGGTCGAACACGACCGCGAAGTCATTGAGCGCGCCGACGGCCTGCTCGACTTCGGCCCCGGCTCCGGCGAGCACGGTGGGGAGATCGTCGCGCAGGGCACGGCGAAAGAAATCGCCAAGCAGCGCACTTCGGTCACCGGCCCGTATCTCTCGGGCGCCAAGGCGATCCTCGTCCCGACGAACCGCCGTGTCACCGGCGTGACGAGCAACGGAGCGCCCGCTAAGGCGGCGAAAGGCAAGGCCAACTCCAAGGCCAAGCCTGTCGTCCCCGCGGCATTGCACGCGGGGTTGTGGCTCGAAATCCTCGGTGCGCGGCACAATAACCTGAAGAACATCAACGTGCGGATTCCGCTCGGGGCGTTCACCGTCGTCACCGGACCTAGCGGCAGCGGCAAGAGCTCGCTCGTCGAAGACGTGCTCTACAATGCGCTCGCGCGCACGTTGCACCGCGCGAACACCGTGCCAGGCGCCCACGATGGCATTCGCGGGTTGGCCGCGGTCAACAAAGTCATTCGCGTCGATCAGCAGCCGCTCGGCAACACGCCGACGTCGAACCCCGCTACGTATACGGGCGTGTTCGAGCTGATCCGCAACTTGTTCTCGCAATTGCCCGAGGCCAGGCTGCGCGGCTACTCGCCGCGGCGGTTTAGCTTCAATGTTCCCGGCGGTCGTTGCGAAAAGTGCGAAGGGAACGGGCAGCTCAAGATTGAGATGCACTTCCTGCCGGACATTTGGGTCGAGTGCGACGAATGCCGCGGTAAGCGCTATAACCCCGAGACGCTGGCCGTGCGGTTCCGCGATCACACGATCGCCGATGTGCTCGACATGCCGTGCGGAGCGGCGGTCAAGTTGTTTGAGAACATCCCGAAGGTCCGCCGGACGTTGCAGACGCTTTGCGACGTGGGGCTCGACTACGTGCGGCTCGGCCAAGCCGCGCCCACGTTGTCCGGCGGCGAAGCGCAACGCGTCAAGCTCGCGGCGGAGTTGTCGCGCCCGGACACGGGGCAGACACTGTATCTGCTGGACGAACCGACCACCGGCTTGCACTTCGACGATCTGGCCAAGTTGCTCGACGTGTTGAATCGGCTCGTCGATCTTGGCAACACGGTCGTGGTAATTGAGCACAATCTCGACGTGATTAAGACCGCCGATTGGGTCGTCGATCTCGGTCCCGAAGCGGGCGAAGGGGGCGGCCAAATCGTCGTCGCCGGAACGCCCGAGGATGTTGTCGCGCACTCGGAGGCGGCGCTCAAAGATCGGACGGGCAAACTGCCGCGATCTTACACGGGCGAAGTCTTATCGGCGAGTATCAAGTCCGGCCCGCACGGTCCGCGCGCGACGTACGACTTCGTCGGCGCGAAGGTTGAACAGGACACCGACCTGGATATCAACCAACTCGGCGCCGAAGTGCAGATGCCGTGGCAGGTCAACGGCCGCCGTTGGCACACGCTGGAACGCATCGCGCGGAATGGCAACCCGGCTCGTTGGGACGGCGAAATCCTGGGGCGCGTCGTCGATTTCGTCCACGACCACGGGTCCTTCAGCGCGACGAACTGGGACAACCGAAGTATCGTGGAGATTTGCGCGACGAAGAAAACCGACGGCTGGTTCCTGCACGCCATCACCGGCGAAGAATGGCTGCTGAAGCTCAAGTTCCGTACTTATAAGCGCAGTTTCGATCGCGAAACACTGGTGAATTCACTCGATCTCAAGCCGCTGAACGAACTGCCGGACATCCCCGTTTACGGTTCCGACCCACGCGTCTCCTGCAAGAATCTCCAAGGGCCGTGGCAAGAGATTCAGTTGCGCACGCATTCGCTGGCGGAGATTGATAAGCCCGCGTTTTGGGAATTCGTCGAGAAGGCCGTGCATGGCTTTCAACGGTTGACGGAAAAGGTGCAGAGCAATCCCGACGACGTCATGCCGTGGCGCGTGCTGGGGCGCAAGTGGCATCTGTCGCGCAAAGGCTTCCCGCCCGGCAAGCGCGTGCATTGGGAGCCGGAAGTGTTGGAAGAACTCTGCGAAACGCTCAGCGACACTGCCCCTGAGGCGCAGTTCCTCTGGAACAGCCAGATGGTCGTGCATGTCTGCTTGAACGGTCCCGGCAAACCTTGGGCGACGTTGCACACCAAGCATCCGGCCGCCGTCGAGCTCGTCTTGAACGGTCCCAAAAACCGCTTCTCGCTCGGGCGCGTCGCGGCGCTGGCCGGAGAACGCGAAGTGGACGGCCGCGCCGCCGATCGCGACCAGGTCAAACTCCGCTTCCGCACGCGCGAAGACCTGGCCGCCGGCGACCTGCCCGGCTTCCTCCAAGAACATTTAACAGCAGCCGAACACCAACCCGAAGCGCAAGCGAGGGAGAGTTGACGCAGCAAACACCCAAACCAGCGCGCTGAAACAATTCTCTACTTCACTCGCCCGCGAGTTCGTCATTCCGTCCTTCAGATTTGATTCGACATTCAGATTTAGAACTTAGAAATTCGAATGCAAACCGAAACTCTCCTCCCGAGCCGCTTCTTGTTCCGCTTCGCCGTGCCGTGCCGGTACAAGAGTCCGCTCTGGAGCGACAAAGGCGCGGAGCTCGACGCCAAGTGCATCTTGCCGGCGCTAGAAGCCATCGAGGG
It contains:
- the uvrA gene encoding excinuclease ABC subunit UvrA, which encodes YILDEPSIGLHPRDNDRLLATLEQLRDLGNTVVVVEHDEDTMRAADHIIDFGPGPGVRGGEVVASGSYDDILQAKRSLTGNYLSGVRSIAIPERRRTAGEKQLAVLGARHNNLKNVDFEIPLGVFVCITGVSGSGKSSLVNDILVEALRRDLNGGDGEPGLHDKITGLEYLDKLIAIDQSPIGRTPRSNPSTYVKVFDEIRDLYTQLPDAKARGYKPGRFSFNVAGGRCEACEGNGSNRLEMDFLADVWVTCPVCQGHRFNRETLQIKFKGKSISDVLEMDIQQALEHFANVPHIQHKLQTLHDVGLDYLKLGQPSPTLSGGEAQRVKLARELVKKSTGRTLYLLDEPTTGLHFADIDMLLKVLHDFVEQGNTVLVVEHNLDVIKTADWIIDLGPEGGGGGGRIIAAGTPEEVAAVSGSHTGAALGKLFKQVGQPHTAGKSAKKRPRQPLAKCIRVKGARQHNLKGIDVEIPRDQMTVCCGRSGSGKSSLAMDTIYAEGQRRYVESLSAYARQFVGQMQKPQLEHIEGLSPAIAIEQKHLGHTPRSTVGTVTEVYDYLRILLARLGTPYCPDCELPIGTQTADEIIDKIMAQPAGTRLYLMAPIEIEVGEKYETLWEEMRAAGYVRVRIDGETHSIDQPPKIDRRRKHDVAIVIDRIVVQPESRSRIADSVEHALTLGKGVLQLAHPAPEMPEPKWLVETHSQHFACEKCGRSFEPLAPHHFSFNSALGWCPSCEGLGTQLGANPAVLLRDPKLTLAEGAIALWPDADEPLFRAMLAALSAHTGVPTDVSYELLAARHRRVIMHGTGEDWISVPSGGTKKKAGAPILKFQYKGLYPALDEASRMSPSFRSRLEHLTDEVECSVCSGSRLRDDAAAVRFRDRTMDELCRLPLGDLLKHFQSLKLAAAEKKVAGELAREVVNRVKFLVDVGLEYLTLARPAPTLSGGEAQRIRLGSQVGSGLTGVLYVLDEPTIGLHPRDNSRLIEALIRLRDLGNTLLLVEHDREVIERADGLLDFGPGSGEHGGEIVAQGTAKEIAKQRTSVTGPYLSGAKAILVPTNRRVTGVTSNGAPAKAAKGKANSKAKPVVPAALHAGLWLEILGARHNNLKNINVRIPLGAFTVVTGPSGSGKSSLVEDVLYNALARTLHRANTVPGAHDGIRGLAAVNKVIRVDQQPLGNTPTSNPATYTGVFELIRNLFSQLPEARLRGYSPRRFSFNVPGGRCEKCEGNGQLKIEMHFLPDIWVECDECRGKRYNPETLAVRFRDHTIADVLDMPCGAAVKLFENIPKVRRTLQTLCDVGLDYVRLGQAAPTLSGGEAQRVKLAAELSRPDTGQTLYLLDEPTTGLHFDDLAKLLDVLNRLVDLGNTVVVIEHNLDVIKTADWVVDLGPEAGEGGGQIVVAGTPEDVVAHSEAALKDRTGKLPRSYTGEVLSASIKSGPHGPRATYDFVGAKVEQDTDLDINQLGAEVQMPWQVNGRRWHTLERIARNGNPARWDGEILGRVVDFVHDHGSFSATNWDNRSIVEICATKKTDGWFLHAITGEEWLLKLKFRTYKRSFDRETLVNSLDLKPLNELPDIPVYGSDPRVSCKNLQGPWQEIQLRTHSLAEIDKPAFWEFVEKAVHGFQRLTEKVQSNPDDVMPWRVLGRKWHLSRKGFPPGKRVHWEPEVLEELCETLSDTAPEAQFLWNSQMVVHVCLNGPGKPWATLHTKHPAAVELVLNGPKNRFSLGRVAALAGEREVDGRAADRDQVKLRFRTREDLAAGDLPGFLQEHLTAAEHQPEAQARES